One region of Cryptosporidium parvum Iowa II chromosome 4, whole genome shotgun sequence genomic DNA includes:
- a CDS encoding 11 transmembrane domain protein, possible aa transporter (transcripts identified by EST) yields the protein MEQKRSSNRSIFGNEYLKKGSLTQNVVVLWASISPSAVLLLPSCMKETGIILGLLIMFFSCFVLFMTQFVLMKSAALLSADNYGNTLLKAILFKSSADTIEQVNNNKESDKPTVNAKIIAFFVNLPIFFAMAITLPCFLIIWCSCIEQLIPPFSTKFTTSGISYNQVFLMTLCAAAMFPFSLRKELQTTRHISWLSLIAGFLFAITVIQYYFYFGASLDRGKVVWWNADIKLLPCIKMLTVSCFTFSNHENSPASAYELLNPTTSRILALSSTVSISSFILFSVITVFSYLTFGELTLQSVASNYGNEGKLLILSKVFLSISNLVACTLSLHAAISSLSNIIIALKGNSHDIFDNKLTGQSTTVTEPVGYNQFSTKGSSCSSTNTYSRSSLLSTLDNIERHECFLSLDEKNTNTISDTSNIFDASVLDSLENGKNKSNNTCKARIPMNTHKQRNDSEAQTSVDTKVRAIIVFLFLVFSIFLATNLQDLLLLVEVATGLFETIICLVFPAVVYLKLFKYIFICDKYLSRPVFILLTFICSLGCFTASISAIFSVRRTH from the coding sequence ATGGAACAAAAAAGGTCATCAAATAGATCTATTTTTGGGAATGAGTACTTAAAAAAAGGTTCTTTAACTCAAAATGTGGTTGTTCTATGGGCATCTATTTCACCTTCAGCAGTTTTACTGCTTCCTTCGTGTATGAAAGAGACCGGAATTATTCTTGGACTTTTAATTATGTTCTTTTCATGTTTTGTGCTCTTTATGACTCAGTTTGTATTAATGAAATCAGCTGCTCTACTTTCAGCAGATAACTATGGAAACACTCTTTTGAAGGctatattatttaagagCTCAGCTGATACAATAGAACAGgtaaataacaataaagAAAGCGATAAACCGACAGTAAATGCAAAAATTATTGCATTTTTTGTTAATCTACCCATATTTTTTGCTATGGCTATTACATTACCATGTTTTCTAATCATTTGGTGTTCATGTATTGAACAACTCATCCCTCCATTTTCAACCAAATTTACTACATCAGGTATTTCGTATAATCAAGTATTTCTAATGACACTTTGTGCAGCTGCTATGTTCCCATTCTCTCTCAGAAAAGAGCTTCAAACAACTAGACATATTAGCTGGTTATCATTGATCGCAGGTTTTCTATTTGCAATAACAGTCattcaatattacttttacTTTGGAGCATCCTTGGATCGCGGAAAGGTTGTTTGGTGGAATGCAGACATTAAATTGTTGCCTTGTATAAAGATGCTAACTGTTTCTTGTTTTACGTTTTCTAATCATGAAAACTCACCCGCTTCTGCATATGAGCTTTTAAACCCCACAACAAGCAGGATACTTGCTCTTTCTAGTACTGTTTCGATATCAagttttatattattttcagttATTACAGTATTCTCCTATCTAACATTTGGGGAACTGACATTACAGAGCGTAGCATCAAACTATGGCAATGAAGGTAAATTGCTCATTTTATCGAAAGTTTTTTTGAGTATATCTAACTTAGTAGCTTGTACTCTTTCGCTTCATGCTgcaatttcatcattatcaaatattataatagCACTTAAAGGGAATTCACATGACATTTTTGACAATAAATTAACTGGTCAATCCACAACTGTAACTGAGCCTGTAGGGTACAACCAGTTTTCAACAAAAGGATCTTCGTGCTCATCTACAAATACCTATAGCCGTTCCTCTCTCTTAAGTACACTcgataatattgaaaggCACGAATGCTTTCTAAGTCTTGATGAAAAAAACACGAACACAATTTCAGATAcctcaaatatatttgatgCCTCCGTACTAGATTCTCTGGAAAATggcaaaaataaatcaaataatacttGCAAGGCCAGAATCCCCATGAATACTCATAAACAGAGAAATGACTCAGAGGCACAAACATCTGTGGATACGAAAGTAAGAGCAATTATTGTATTCTTATTCCTAGTTTTTTCGATCTTTTTGGCAACTAATTTACAGGATTTGTTGTTGCTTGTAGAAGTTGCAACTGGTTTATTTGAAACTATAATCTGCCTTGTTTTTCCAGCTGTAGTATATTTGaagttattcaaatatatattcatttgCGACAAGTACTTATCTAGGCCTGTCTTTATACTTCTTACATTTATTTGCTCACTTGGTTGTTTTACGGCTTCCATTTCAGCAATATTTAGTGTCCGTAGAActcattaa
- a CDS encoding DNAj domain protein having a signal peptide, with translation EMRGLLIFLLFLFKLFDGTFGKSYYDILGIKKSASDTEIKKAYRQKSLKYHPDRNPSPDASEKFKEIATAYEVLADPEKRGIYDKFGEDGLKQHLEGFQSNDPFDLFSMGFGNLFGMGPGRGDGERYRVPDSTFKIFMTLEQLYFGEMITISFIRPVLCINANDCLKNRSDCAAAGTKLFTQQMGPGFMVQHQVNDPTCVARKKGWDKNCKQCPNGPTELETAKLTAYIDPGMYSGDKIRFEGSGEQKLNQEPGDFIIVIFEVENNKFKRVGNDLHTNLEITLADALLGFNLPLKYIDGKNINIEKNGITSFGDVLKVKNKGMPIRNTNEYGDLYVTLKFKMPSELNDAQKQLIRQAILDT, from the coding sequence GAAATGAGAggtttattaatatttttactaTTTCTATTTAAACTCTTTGATGGTACCTTTGGAAAGTCTTACTATGATATTTTAGggataaaaaaaagtgcCAGTGATACAGAAATTAAGAAAGCATATAGACAAAAAAGCTTGAAATATCACCCAGACAGAAATCCGTCTCCGGATGCATCAGAGAAATTTAAGGAGATTGCAACGGCTTATGAGGTTTTAGCTGATCCTGAGAAAAGAGGCATATATGATAAATTTGGTGAAGATGGACTAAAACAACATCTCGAAGGCTTTCAATCCAATGATCCATTTGATCTTTTCTCAATGGGATTCGGAAATCTATTTGGAATGGGGCCAGGGAGAGGAGATGGTGAAAGGTATAGGGTTCCAGACTCTacattcaaaatatttatgacTCTTGAGCAGCTTTATTTTGGAGAAATGATCActatttcatttattagGCCTGTTTTGTGCATAAATGCAAATGATTGTTTAAAGAATAGGAGTGATTGTGCAGCTGCAGGGACAAAACTCTTTACTCAGCAGATGGGCCCTGGATTTATGGTTCAACATCAAGTTAATGACCCAACATGTGTTGCAAGGAAAAAGGGATGGGATAAAAATTGTAAGCAGTGCCCCAATGGGCCAACAGAATTAGAGACTGCAAAATTAACTGCATATATTGATCCAGGAATGTATTCTGGCGACAAAATCAGGTTTGAGGGCTCAGGAGAGCAAAAACTTAATCAGGAGCCTGGTGACTTTATCATTGTAATTTTTGAGGTTGAGAATAACAAATTTAAAAGGGTAGGGAATGACCTTCATACCAATTTGGAAATTACCCTTGCTGATGCTTTGCTAGGGTTTAATCTTCCATTGAAGTATATTGatggaaaaaatataaatattgagaAGAATGGCATAACTTCATTTGGAGATGTACTTAAGGTCAAGAATAAGGGAATGCCAATTCGCAACACAAATGAATATGGTGATTTATATGTAACATTAAAGTTCAAAATGCCATCAGAACTGAATGATGCACAAAAGCAATTAATTAGACAGGCAATTCTAGATAcctaa